In Bacteroidota bacterium, one genomic interval encodes:
- the plsY gene encoding glycerol-3-phosphate 1-O-acyltransferase PlsY, translating to MLNTINIIACIVAYLLGAIPSAVWVGKLFYNIDVREYGSGNAGATNTFRVLGHTAGIPVLLMDIGKGYLAVQLATIIGNYLPGTQQFVNFKLALGICALLGHIFPVYVGFRGGKGVATMLGILAGVNPRAALICACIFIVVWIITNYISLASILAGFAFPFIVMLLFKESIVTMNIFAMAAAIIIMITHQKNIERLIRGTESKIYPFKKPTKPKE from the coding sequence ATGCTAAACACTATCAATATCATAGCTTGTATTGTAGCATACCTGTTGGGTGCTATTCCTTCGGCTGTATGGGTAGGCAAATTGTTTTACAATATTGATGTACGCGAATATGGCAGTGGCAATGCCGGTGCTACAAATACTTTTCGAGTATTAGGCCACACCGCAGGTATTCCGGTTTTGTTAATGGACATTGGCAAAGGATATCTTGCTGTGCAGCTTGCTACTATAATCGGCAATTATTTACCGGGCACGCAGCAGTTTGTAAACTTCAAACTCGCCTTGGGTATTTGCGCCTTACTTGGACATATATTCCCTGTTTATGTTGGATTTCGCGGTGGCAAGGGTGTGGCAACTATGCTTGGCATACTTGCAGGGGTTAATCCCAGGGCCGCCTTAATCTGCGCATGTATATTTATTGTTGTATGGATTATTACCAATTACATTTCGTTAGCCTCCATTCTGGCCGGTTTTGCTTTTCCATTCATTGTTATGTTATTATTCAAAGAATCCATTGTGACCATGAACATTTTTGCCATGGCTGCTGCCATCATAATAATGATTACGCATCAAAAAAATATTGAACGACTGATTCGGGGTACGGAGTCAAAAATTTATCCTTTCAAAAAGCCGACTAAACCTAAGGAATAA
- a CDS encoding metal-dependent hydrolase gives MDSLTQIVLGAGVGELVMGRKIENKTILMGAIAGMVPDLDVIITSKIDDPIANLEIHRGYSHALFTHVFLAIPFAYLCFIIFKEKNSFISF, from the coding sequence ATGGATTCATTAACTCAAATTGTACTCGGAGCTGGGGTGGGCGAACTTGTTATGGGTCGCAAAATTGAAAACAAAACCATTCTAATGGGTGCTATTGCCGGAATGGTTCCCGATCTTGATGTCATAATTACTTCAAAAATTGACGACCCTATTGCCAATTTAGAAATTCACCGAGGGTATTCGCATGCTTTATTCACACATGTTTTTTTGGCTATCCCATTTGCATATCTATGTTTTATAATATTTAAAGAAAAGAACAGTTTTATAAGTTTTTAA
- the trmD gene encoding tRNA (guanosine(37)-N1)-methyltransferase TrmD: protein MRIDVITVLPELLQGPFDHSILKRGRERGLIEVNLVHLREYAVHKHRTLDDYAYGGGAGMVMQCEPIVNCLQHLKSQRTYDEVIYLSPDGELFNQAIANQLSLLGNVILLCGHYKGIDERVRQHFITREVSIGDYVLSGGELAAGVMVDAIFRLIPGVMNDETSALSDSFQDGLLAPPVYTRPADYNGYRVPDVLLSGNEKLINDWKHEQSLERTKARRPDLYRKWNKE from the coding sequence ATGCGCATAGATGTAATTACCGTTCTGCCTGAACTATTGCAGGGTCCATTCGATCATAGTATATTAAAACGTGGACGCGAGCGTGGATTAATTGAAGTTAATCTGGTTCATTTGCGTGAATATGCAGTACACAAGCATCGCACCCTTGATGATTATGCCTATGGTGGTGGGGCCGGAATGGTGATGCAATGCGAGCCCATTGTAAATTGCCTGCAACATCTTAAAAGTCAGCGAACCTATGATGAGGTCATATACCTAAGCCCCGATGGTGAGCTTTTTAATCAAGCTATTGCTAATCAATTATCGCTTTTGGGCAACGTGATTTTACTTTGTGGCCATTACAAAGGGATTGATGAACGTGTGCGGCAACATTTTATTACTCGCGAAGTATCGATAGGTGACTACGTATTATCGGGTGGAGAATTGGCAGCAGGAGTCATGGTTGATGCCATATTTAGATTAATACCCGGTGTAATGAACGATGAAACAAGTGCCTTGTCTGATTCATTTCAGGATGGGTTATTGGCGCCCCCCGTGTACACAAGACCTGCTGATTATAACGGTTATCGTGTTCCCGATGTGTTATTATCAGGAAATGAAAAGCTAATAAACGACTGGAAACACGAACAAAGTTTAGAACGGACTAAAGCACGAAGACCTGATTTATATCGTAAGTGGAATAAAGAATAG